In Aspergillus nidulans FGSC A4 chromosome II, the genomic stretch AATGAGGATATGTTCCATGGGACAATTGCCGGGTTTGAGATGTTCGAGAATGACCATGTCCTTGAGCGGGTCTTTGTCGAGACTGTGCGGAATAAGCTGACTAGGGCTATTGGTAGGTACTATGCTCATTTCTTTTCTATACCTCTGATAGAGTGATAATGGCTAATGTGACAAGGCAAATTCGTCAAGCCCATCTCTCTAGAAGCCGCTGATGGCCTGCGGGAATACTGGACCGACGACACAGGTATCCCCGCCCCAACCCGAAATCACTCCTGGTGAGATTATGGAAGCTGATACAGATAGAATGGCACTCGCTTCCCCTTCACCAAAGCGTCCTCCGCACAATCGCGAAGCAATCTTCGCGAGTCTTCCAAGGGCCCCCGCTCTGCTACAACCCAGACTGGCTCCGCATCACAGTGAACCATACAGTGACCTTCTTCGAAGCAGCCGAGTCATTAAAAGTATGGCCGCACCCACTGCGACCACTCGCAGCCAAGTTCCTGCCACTGTGCAAGAAGCTCCGTGCCGAGGCGCAAGAGGCAAGGCGCATCATCACCCCTATTTTAGAGGAGAGACTGAAGCGCGCACAAGCCAGAATGGCAGAAAAGAATAATCTGCCAGAAAAGAAGACAGAAGtgaaagaagagggagacagCGATGGCAATATGATCGAGTGGGCCGAAGAAACAGCCAACGGGGCCATCTACGACGCTGCGCTCCTTCAGATGAAAGTCTCGCTTGCGTCCATCCACACAACCTCAGACCTCGTTAGCCAGACGCTCTTCAATCTATGCAGTCGGCCTGAGCTAGTGAATGATCTCCGTAAAGAGGTCATCGAGGTGATTGGCCAGCAGGGCTGGGTCAAGCCGGCTCTGTATCAGCTAAAATTGATGGACAGCGTGCTGAAGGAGACTCAGCGGCTGAAGCCGATTTCAATAGGTAGCCTTCTCCCCAAAGACGATATAATGATTCCAGTCTCTCATCTAACAAAATCTTGATTCAGGCACAATGGTCCGCACCACAACATCCCCCGTAACATTCAGCGACGGTCTTCAAGTGCCCGCCAACACACGAACGCTAGTATCGTGCCACAACATGTGGACAGAGTCCGTGCATGAGAACCCAGAGGTATTCGACGGATATAGATTCCTCAAGCTGCGGCAGCTCCCCGGCCAAGAAAACTGGACCCAGCTCGTTTCAACGAGTAACAATCATCTGGGCTTCGGACACGGGATGCATGCATGTCCAGGGCGATTCTTCGCTGCGACTACGGCTAAAGTGCTGATTGCCCATGTGGTACTAAAGTACGATTTGAAACTACTGGACGGTCAGAAGCCGGTTATTATTGAGCATGGGGCAGCCCAGTATGCCAATGTTTGGTGTCCGATCGGGgtcaggagaaggagggaggagattgaCCTTTCTGATCTCTAGTTAATTGGTTAGATTAGTTTAGCTGGCTTATCTTGCCTGGAAGACGCGGACTCAGGTCCGGTATTGAAGGATTCAATGTTACCtcacagctccagctcagaCTATACTTGGAAGCAATAAGTCCACCATACACGTGTAAAGATAGAGATCATAGCGCACGATGCTTCCTATTCAGCAATCAGGACCGTGCGGGGTGGGCGTCCGGCCCGTGCCTAAATGTTAAAAGAAATTAAATAAATAGCCTAAAGCTCCAACGAGGCCCAGAACAAGTGCAGGCACAGCCACACCTGCAGTCAGCATAAGCCCTAAGTAGCCCAGACTCCTCCTGCGATTCTCTTCCCACCAGGGCCCCGACCGTAGCGATGGGGCCAAAAATCTCAACTGTTCCCCTCCTACTATCAGCTTCGACGCTGAATCGGCCGGTAAGTCCCCGGAATACGGGAGGTAATACCGGCCAACAAGTCGCAGGAGGAAACTCTCTCGCGCTTGCAGACGGACGACTAGGCGGGCGGACTTGTAAATTTCCTGTATCCGAGCCAGCCGGGTTTTACTGACGGattggagaagaaagtgaaCTTCTGCTTGAGATGAGTGGTAGTCGTGTTTGATGGCCATGCTGATGGCATTGGCAAGTGCTGCGGCGTCTTCGATTGCGCAGTTGGCTCCTTGTCCTGTGTTGGGTGCCATCTTCCCAACCCTGTTAGCTGAACCATAACCATTATGTGGAGTGATGTAGGTACCTTATGCATGCTATCACCAATACAGACAACACGGCCGCAGTGCCATGTGGAAAAGACACCTTCTTCGAGGTTCGTCATACCAACCACCTGTCTCCGCTTCCAGAGATCGCCGAATTGAACCCCATTCCAGATATGATCGGCTGCAAACAGCTCAGCAATTTTCTCT encodes the following:
- a CDS encoding protein CYP652A1 (transcript_id=CADANIAT00004174), producing the protein MLQSLLQNNFVAVLGLLIVFGTATSLTWTAFTILSPYLRVKGAKIFNDRTGSEILWTNARKRFQRGARELFKAAFAQHPNAFYIMTDTDVELILDSKYAPEVRNDRRFDIGKYNEDMFHGTIAGFEMFENDHVLERVFVETVRNKLTRAIGKFVKPISLEAADGLREYWTDDTGIPAPTRNHSCVLRTIAKQSSRVFQGPPLCYNPDWLRITVNHTVTFFEAAESLKVWPHPLRPLAAKFLPLCKKLRAEAQEARRIITPILEERLKRAQARMAEKNNLPEKKTEVKEEGDSDGNMIEWAEETANGAIYDAALLQMKVSLASIHTTSDLVSQTLFNLCSRPELVNDLRKEVIEVIGQQGWVKPALYQLKLMDSVLKETQRLKPISIGTMVRTTTSPVTFSDGLQVPANTRTLVSCHNMWTESVHENPEVFDGYRFLKLRQLPGQENWTQLVSTSNNHLGFGHGMHACPGRFFAATTAKVLIAHVVLKYDLKLLDGQKPVIIEHGAAQYANVWCPIGVRRRREEIDLSDL